The Thermoflexus sp. genome includes the window CTCCGGGCAGGGGAAGGGGAGCCGCGACAGCCAGCACCTTCCCCTGCTCGTGGAGGGCCTGGCCGAGCCGGCCAAGGAAGTCTATGAAGGCGTGCTGCTGGTCCGCTGGGAGGCCGCGATAATCGACCAGGACGCCGTTATAGTTGCGGGCCTGGAGGATGTTCAGGATTTCCTTAATATGAGCCTGATAGACCGCGGGATCCGCCAGCAGGGCGGCCAGGGCTGCCGTGTTAGGCGCTCCGCCCGGGAGGTAGTTCCGCACCAGCAGCCACGTGACATTGCGCCCCTGGGGATCTGGCGGTGGAAGGGCGTTCTCATCTCCCATCAGGCGGCCGCCCAGGCCCAGGGTGAGTCCCGCCACACTCACCTCATTCACGACCTCCAGGGTCCGGGCATCCGGGGCGATCCCCGCTTCCTGAATTGCTCCAAAGGCGGGAATAGGAATCTGAGCGGCCGTGACAAGGACATACTGGGGGGTAGCGCGAGTTTCGCCGCTCAGAAGCCCCTGGGATTCCTCTCGCTCCCCGCCCAGCCATGTCCACCCCTGTCCGGTCCAGCCCCACAGATCCGCGATCGTCCACGGCTCGAGACCATCCGGGATATACACCGTCATGCGCAGCGGCGTGCGGACCTCGCCGCAGAAGCGCAGCCGGTAATACGGCGCGACCGGCTTCAGGGTTGGCGGCAGGCGGGTCAACGCTTCCCGCAGCGGAGCGTCCGGCTCCGCCAGCGGCCAGACGGCCACCCGCACGCTCTGAGCGGGATCGGCAGGGGCGAGCTGGAAGGTGGGGCTCTGGAAGGGCTGCTGGGCCGTGGCGGTTTCACAGGCCGCCTGGGTGGACTGAACCCACCACAGACCCACTCCGAGCAGGGCCAGGATCGCCACCGCGCCCAGCCCAAGGATCCATTTCCACGGGGAGGATCCGCCCGGGGAAAGGCGCGTTCTCGGACGTGCAAGCGTCATTCGGCCTGACCTCCTGGTGGAGTTGGAGTAGCAAACGATGGAGGGGGTGGAGGCCGGATGGGCCGCTGAAGGCGGCCCGCCTGGCCTCATCGCTCTTTTCTCCGCCCTCTTTGAGAGCGGCATGGGACCCCTTCGGTGTGCCCTGCATCCCCAAGAGCCCTCAGGGGATCCACTGCGTATCTCCTATTTTAACCCAACTCACCGGGTGTCGGCTTGCGCGATGATATCCATGGCTCCCCGTATGGGTGGGGTTCTGGGGGATGGGGGCAGCCCGGTCGACCGCTACCTCCCCCTCCTCACTTATGGGGCTTCGAGCGGGTGATCATGGCTCCCGTCCCGCACGGCGGGGCTCGCGACGCCGGAGAGGGGTGCGGTAGGGGGGGAGATCCAGGGTGATCACGGTCACCCGCGTCTCATCGCTCAGTCGCGCGGCGATCCGCGCGTCCAGATGTTCCAGCGGAGTTGCGGTGGTGATCACCGTGGGCGCGCCCGCCAGATAGCGATAATTCAGGAGCTGATACAGTTTCTCCCGCGCCCATGGGGTGGCGCTCTCGGTTCCCAGATCGTCCAGCACCAGGAACGGTGCCCGTTTCACCTCGTCAAAGCGCTGGTCGTAGGGCTGATCGCTTTTCGGGTGGAAAGCGGCCCGCAGCCAGTCCAGGAGATCTGGCACCCCCACGAAGAGGGCAGGGATCCCCCGGGAGGCGACGACGTGGGCGATGGCGGCGGCCAGATGGGTCTTGCCGGAGCCATAGGGGCCGGCCAGGACCAGCCAGCCATGGGGGTCCTCGGCGTAAGCCCGGGCCATCCGGACGGCTTCCCGCAAATTATCCCGCTCGCGGGGGGAGAGCTCTGGCCGATCGCGGAAGGTTTCGAAGGTCATTTCCCGTAGCAATGGAAGAAGATTGAGATCCGACCCGGTGGAAGGCGTGCCCTGCCGGAAGTCCGGGGCGAGGATTACGATGATTTCCACCAGGCGGGGATCCTGAAGCCGGGAGCGCAGGCGAGGCTCGAGGGCTTCCATGGAAAGGTTGGTCGTGATCACGGTTGGGAGACGAGCGTTGTAGCGCCAGTCCAGAAGCTGGAACAGTTTCTCCTGGGCCCAGGGCGTGCTTTGCTGAGCGCCCAGGTCATCCAGGATCAGCACAGGGGCTTCTCGCAGCTCCCAGAACCGCTTCTCATAGGAGCTTTCGGATTCTGGATGGAAGGTCGCCCGCAGTTCGTCCAGGAGATCCGGCACATGGATGAAGAGGGCGGGCACCCCTCGTTCCAGGAGGCGATGGGCGATGGCCGCGGCCAGGTGGGTTTTGCCGCATCCGGTTCCCCCGCGAAGCACCAGCCAACCCTCCGGGTGTTCCGCGAAGGCTCGTGCCCGTTCCCAGGCCCGCCGGACGCTTCGAGCCTGGTCCGGAGGCAGTCCCAGCCCATCGGGGAGGAAAGTCTCAAAGCGCTTGTCCTGGAGCACCCGCAGGGGGCTGGCGGAGCGGATCCGCTGGCGGAGCTCGCCCGCCTGCCGCTCGGCCTGGCATACACAGAGCACCGCTCGACCGAACAACGGATGGCCGGGGGGCACATCGTAAGAGACATATCCCAGCCCCCCGCAGTAAGGGCAGGCCTCCGGGCCTGCCTCAGCGGGGAGGGCAGCCCCCGCTTCCGCGCGGGTCGCTCCAGGAGCCGGCGATACGGGAGGAGAGGTCCCGGGAACAGGAGGAGAGGGTTCGCGGTGCACCGCCTCTTCCCCCCGGCGGTCCTGTGGCTTCCCCTCAACGCCGGAGCTTTTTCCACGACTCGACAACACGTCGCCGATGTGTTTCATCCATCCCTCCAGCCTCCCGACCTTCTATAGCCCATCGTTCCAGGATCCGTCGGACATAGGACCAGCGGCGGATGTTGCGGGAGACCGCGATCCGGATGGCTTCCTCGATCCATTCCGCCGGGTAGGTCTTCGCGGCTTCTTCCAGCTCCTGAGCGATCAGCGGGGTCAGCAGCCCGATATTCTGCTCATAAAGCGCGAAGAGATTGGGGCGATCGGCCACCAGCACTGCTGACTCCCCCAGATCCAGACTGGAAGGGCGATCCCCCCGGCGGATGGCTTCGTAAGCCATGCGCCCCCTGGGGGTGTTGAGGAAATATAGATCATCGGTCCGCCCGTCCTCCTCCAGGCGGACGTGCAGGAGCGTCCCTCGAGCCACGGCCCGGTTCAGGCTCTCCCGGATCTCAGCGGCGGAGAGCGCGTTTGTCAGGGCGGGATCCGTTTCCAGTTCCGATCGCCGGACGTAGCGCAGGGGCCCGCTCCGGCGAGCCAGGTGGTAGAGGCAGGCCAGCGTGACCCGCAGTTCCCCGGGGTGCTCGATCTGGGGGAGCAATTCCGTGAAGAAGACTTCTGGGATCGGCACCATGCGGGCCCTGCCCGAGGGAAAGCCGGAGAACGGTTTCTGTTCCCTCTGGGTCTTCACAGCCGGATCTCCTGCTTATGCAGGTCGATGAACTGAGCTTGAGAGGGCCGGAAATACAGCTCGATGGTCCCCAGCGGGCCGTTCCGGTGTTTGGCCACAATGATCTCCGCGATGTTCTTGCGGTCCGTATCTGGATTATAAATCTCATCCCGGTAGATGAAGATCACCACATCCGAATCCTGCTCAATGCTGCCGCTTTCGCGGAGATCCGCCAGTATCGGGCGCTTATCGTGGCGCTGTTCGACAGCGCGGGAAAGCTGGGAGGCCGCCACCACCGGGATGTTGAGCTCCCGGGCCAGGCTCTTCAGCGCGCGGGAGATGTAAGAGATCTCCTGCACCCGGTTCTCCGCCCGGATATCGGCGGTCATCAGCTGCAGATAGTCCACGATCAGCATATCCAGTCCGTGCTCGGCGTAAAGCCGGCGCGCTTTCGCCCGCAGCTGCATGGCGGAGATGGCCGGCGTATCATCGATCCAGATGGGCAGCTCCGATAGCGTGCTCACGGCGTGGACAAAGCGCGGCCACTCGTCCTCCCGTAGCTCTCCCAGACGCAGGCGCTGCCCCTCGATCCCGGTCTCCTGAGCCACCAGGCGATGGACGACCTGTTCAGCGGACATCTCCAGGGAGAAGATGGCGACCCGCTGCCGGTAACGTTTGGCGGCGTTCAGGGCGAAGGAGAGCAGGAGGGAGGTTTTGCCCACTCCCGGCCGGGCGGCCACGATCACCAGATCCGAGCGCTGCAGGCCCCCCAGCAATCGATCCAGATCCCGGAACCCGGTGGGAATCCCCAGGGGCTCCCCGCGATGTTCGTAGAGATACTCGATGTGCTCGTAATAGGTTCGCAGGAGATCCCGGATGGACTGGACATCGCGGATCAGGCGACGCTGGGCCACGGCGAAGAGGGCGGCTTCCGCCCGGTCCAGCAACTCATCTACATCGCCGTGGGCATCCTCGTAGGCCATCCGGGCGATCTGGGATGCGGCCTCCAGCAGGCGTCGGCGGATCGAATCCCGTTCCACCAGGCGAGCGTAGTCCATCGCGTGCACTGTGGTGGGAACCCGCGCGGCCAGGCCGATCAGGAAGCCCCGCCCGCCGGCTTCCTGGAGACGTCCCTGGCGCTCCAGCTCATCGGCCACCGTGACCGGGTCGATCGCCTCCCGGCGATCGTGCAAGGCCAGATAGGCCTCCCAGATCCAGCGGTGTTTTTCCAGGAAGAAGTCCTCCGGCCGCAACATCGTCGCCAGCGTATGCATGAGCTCTGGATCCAGGAGCACAGCGCCCAGGACCGCCTCTTCCGCCTCCAGGTTATGAGGCGCCAGGGGGACCTGTTCCACTTGCTCGAGATCAGGCATCCGCGATGCCTCCTTCTATGATTTCGTGGAAGATCATCTCTGTTGCTTGGCGAGGGTGATGACAGCCAGCTGGTTCCCGGCGCCCCGTTTCTGCGCGCCGATGAGGCGCCGGGCACCGGAGACCCCATCCGCAGGAGCAGATGGCTGTGGGGGGCACAGGCTGCCTGAAGGCCCGCGGTGGCGTCACTCTAAAATATACCATTAGCATACACCATAGCACCTCGACAGTCGCCACCGTCCGCGCCCCCCACCGATGGCCTCGAAGGGGAGATGACCGCTTCGCCCGCAGGAGTTCGGACGGATCCGCCCATACGGTCCGGCCGAGCCCGGACGGCGCGGGTAAGGTCGGGGTGGGCATGGACAGCGGGCTGGTCAAAGACAGAGCATGAGGGTGGAAAGCGAGGAGGGGGAACCCGGGTTCCCCAGTGGGAAGGGTCTGGCCGGTTGCGGACTCGAAATGGGGCCCTCCCCGCCACGGTGAGAAAGAGCTTTTTCCCTGCGGTCAACCTGTCCCCGGAGCCCTCAGGCGGAGGCCCGCCGCGTCCGGGTATGGAGATAAAGGTTCATCAGACACTATCCGGGCGGCAGGGCAAATGTTATTCCTCCCCGGCTTCCCCCAGATCATCCAGGTCGAGGGATTCAATCAGGTCGCGGAAGGGGGATTCCTCTAGCTTGGCCTCGGGGCTTTCGAGGCTTTCGCTTTCGATTTCCTCTTCGCGCGGGTTGACTCCCGCCCGTTCCATTACATCTTCGTCAACGTAGATGGGGACCCTGGCCCGGACTGCGAGGGCGATGGCGTCGCTGGGTCGGGAATCGATCTCCAGACGCCGGGAATCCATCTGGATCACAATGCGGGCGTAGAAGGTGTCGTTGCGGAGGTCATTGACCACCACGTAGAGGACAGTCCCCCCCATTTCGGTGATGACGTTCTTCAGCAGATCGTGGGTCAGGGGGCGGGCGACTTCGATCTGTTGCAGCTCGATATTGATGGCCTCCGCCTCATAGGGGCCGATCCAGATCGGAAGGTAGCGATCGCTCTCCCGTTCCCGCAGGATGATCACCCGGTGCTGGGACATCAGGCTGGCGCGGATGCTGTCGATCACCACTTCAATCATCGGAGCCTCCCCCGGTTCCATCCACCGACGCCGTCCGGCTTCTTACTCTTTGATTATACCACCGAGGTCAAGGGCCGCGTATCGCCAGCGGGGCGGCTTTGGGTTAGGGCGGAAGAGGGGCAAAGGGTCAGGGTGAAGGCCCTCCTACCGGAGGGGTGCCCATCGAAACCAGCAGGAGCCGCTTGGGATGCGTCGAATGAATTCGACCTGGGGGGCCTCTGGCCGGTGGCCGGCCTTAGGGCGTCGAATGAATTCGACCTGGATAGGCCTTCGGCCCATGGCCGGCCTTCGCCGGCCAAAGAAAGCCTCTCGCGTTGGCGCAGGCCGACGCGGGGCGCGGAGCGCCTTGCGAGGCCGATTTCCAATCGGCG containing:
- a CDS encoding ATP-binding protein encodes the protein MHREPSPPVPGTSPPVSPAPGATRAEAGAALPAEAGPEACPYCGGLGYVSYDVPPGHPLFGRAVLCVCQAERQAGELRQRIRSASPLRVLQDKRFETFLPDGLGLPPDQARSVRRAWERARAFAEHPEGWLVLRGGTGCGKTHLAAAIAHRLLERGVPALFIHVPDLLDELRATFHPESESSYEKRFWELREAPVLILDDLGAQQSTPWAQEKLFQLLDWRYNARLPTVITTNLSMEALEPRLRSRLQDPRLVEIIVILAPDFRQGTPSTGSDLNLLPLLREMTFETFRDRPELSPRERDNLREAVRMARAYAEDPHGWLVLAGPYGSGKTHLAAAIAHVVASRGIPALFVGVPDLLDWLRAAFHPKSDQPYDQRFDEVKRAPFLVLDDLGTESATPWAREKLYQLLNYRYLAGAPTVITTATPLEHLDARIAARLSDETRVTVITLDLPPYRTPLRRREPRRAGREP
- a CDS encoding DnaD domain protein codes for the protein MVPIPEVFFTELLPQIEHPGELRVTLACLYHLARRSGPLRYVRRSELETDPALTNALSAAEIRESLNRAVARGTLLHVRLEEDGRTDDLYFLNTPRGRMAYEAIRRGDRPSSLDLGESAVLVADRPNLFALYEQNIGLLTPLIAQELEEAAKTYPAEWIEEAIRIAVSRNIRRWSYVRRILERWAIEGREAGGMDETHRRRVVESWKKLRR
- the dnaB gene encoding replicative DNA helicase → MPDLEQVEQVPLAPHNLEAEEAVLGAVLLDPELMHTLATMLRPEDFFLEKHRWIWEAYLALHDRREAIDPVTVADELERQGRLQEAGGRGFLIGLAARVPTTVHAMDYARLVERDSIRRRLLEAASQIARMAYEDAHGDVDELLDRAEAALFAVAQRRLIRDVQSIRDLLRTYYEHIEYLYEHRGEPLGIPTGFRDLDRLLGGLQRSDLVIVAARPGVGKTSLLLSFALNAAKRYRQRVAIFSLEMSAEQVVHRLVAQETGIEGQRLRLGELREDEWPRFVHAVSTLSELPIWIDDTPAISAMQLRAKARRLYAEHGLDMLIVDYLQLMTADIRAENRVQEISYISRALKSLARELNIPVVAASQLSRAVEQRHDKRPILADLRESGSIEQDSDVVIFIYRDEIYNPDTDRKNIAEIIVAKHRNGPLGTIELYFRPSQAQFIDLHKQEIRL
- a CDS encoding bifunctional nuclease family protein; this encodes MIEVVIDSIRASLMSQHRVIILRERESDRYLPIWIGPYEAEAINIELQQIEVARPLTHDLLKNVITEMGGTVLYVVVNDLRNDTFYARIVIQMDSRRLEIDSRPSDAIALAVRARVPIYVDEDVMERAGVNPREEEIESESLESPEAKLEESPFRDLIESLDLDDLGEAGEE